Genomic window (Canis lupus dingo isolate Sandy chromosome 6, ASM325472v2, whole genome shotgun sequence):
GTTCTGGGTCATCTAATTCTTGGAGCAGGTCCAGTAGCTCGTGTCTTTGAAACAGTGTGTCCATCTCAAGTGGATGGGTTTATGGACAACACATTGCTCATGATACTCTTATCCTTTCATGGTTTCCACATGAGGGGATGCCCCCTCCCTCATTCCTGACGTTCTATCTTTTCtcactttattctctttttccttccggACTGTTGTGAGGTTCAGTCCACTGACCATTTCAAAGAACTGGCTTTGGTTTCAGCcctttctctcttgttctgtctccTCTTTCACTGGCATCTGTTCCTTACAatttcttgctgctgctgctgttagctttattttttcctgattattacTTTGAGAGCTTCCTCCTTTTCCAATAAAAGCACTAAATACTGCAAGTTTCCCCCCAAGCACCACTTTTGCTGTGTACCTCaaatgttaatgtttttattttcagtgacATCAGGTTTCCTAGCGTTTCCTGTGGTTTTTCCTTGGACTTGTGGTAAATTGAGGTCCTGTAATACCCAGCGGGCATCTCTGCCAGTCACTACGCATGGACCTATCTGTCCACAGAGTATTCCAACCTTCCATTCCGTAATTTTGTTAACCACCCTCTTTTGGGGAAGTAATTAGATTATCTTGTTAGATTACAGTTGATCCTTTTTAAATGAGTGGAGATAATGTCTTTAAAAGGGTATAGGAGGCAGCTGCTGACTGTGGCAGAGGCCTGATGGGCTTTGCCTCCATAGGGCCCAGAGCCTGCAGAGCGCCAGGGCCGCATATGAGGACTACCGCAGCGGCTACGACCACATGCTCCAGTTCTTGTCCCATATCCCCAGCTACGAACCCCAGGAGACAGACAGTCTCAGCCAGATGGAGACCAAGCTGAAGAACCAGAAGGTAGGGTGGCTGCCTCTGTGCTCAAGGCCTGCAGCTGCACGGGGGGCGTGGGGAACATGGGAGGTCGGCAGGCCCACCCATGGAGGGGAGCAGGGCAGTGGCTGCCACCTGCCCTGGTGGAAGAAGGGGAAAGGCCTGGCAGAGCTGTGTCTTCAAGGGGCCAGGCCCAGCCTGCCCAGCAGCATGTAATTCTAAGAGTGGTCTCGCTCCTTCCTCGGTGCCCAGCACGAGGCTTAGCCCCCCATGGACCATCCATGAAGgctggctgaatgaataaatggttgCAGCAACACAGGAGGAGCCCTCATGGTGAAAGGTCCCATGTCCAGAGTTCAGAGTCCTGGTTCCTTGGAAGGCAGCAGTGTCTTGTAGGGACAAGGATGCTGGATCCCAACAGCTTAGGTTCAACCCCTAATAGCCGTGTCCCCAtgggcaagtcactgaacctCGCTGTGCCTCGGTGTCATAAACTGGAGACAATGATGGTACTTACCTCACAGGGCAGctggaagattaaatgagttgatcTAAGTAAGATATGGGAACAGTGCCTGACATCTCGAAGCACCCGGTAAACATTTGTTTCCCGGCAAAGACGATCCTCCTCCTGACCCTTCTTCACAGGGCTGGAGAACTGCCTTCTGCGACAAACAACTGTACACAAGGAAGCCATTCATTAGACTTTGTATTACAGAAGAATAATTTCAGATTCTAAGGAAGCCAGCTactctatcaattttttttttttaagatttcatttatttattcatgagaacacacagagaggagagagagaggcagagacacaggcagagggagaagcaggctccatgcagggagcccgatgtgggactcaatcccgggtccctaggatcacaccctgggctgcaggcggtgctaaaccactgagccaccagggctgccctctatcaatttttttaaatttgatttttaaagtctctATTGTTTTACAGAACCTGCTGGATGAGATAgccagaagggaagaggaagtcCACCAAGTCTGCACCCACTCCCAGCAGTACCAGCAAGCTGTCAAGGTGAGCCGCGAGACCCCTGCCTGGAGTGCAAAACAGCAgagcctcttccctccctgcgAGCTGGACAGAGAAGCCCTGGGCCCGGCAGGCTGTCCTGAGGCACTGCTGGATCCTGTAAAAGGGCATGACCCttaggaaaacagtatggtaccagaCACTGAATACCAGAAAGGGGATTTCTGCTCGAGGCAGTTAACTGGGAGAATTTatcctcaaggaaaaaaaatagaaaaaaacaatagaggATAAATAATCgttgtagcagcattatttacaatagcaaaagagaaaaactagaatTCACCTACGTGGCCAATAGCAGAGAATTGGCGAGGTATCATTCACCCACTGGATGGATTACAAAGTCGTCAAACTGACAGAGAAGGGGGCATCATCAAGGTGAGATACAGCTTACAGTGCGGCGTTTAATGAGGGAAGCAGAGGGCCACACTCTGGGCCTGGAGGGAGCACTGTTTAGGGCACAATGGGCAAGTGCTGGCATACTGTGTGTTGTGTCCTATGTTCAGGGACACAGCTCTGTACTGCTGACGCACTGACGGTTCTCAAAACCTGCTGGCAGTTGATGCAGCTGCGTAGACCTCTGCAGTCAGCCTCAAGGGGTAGAACATTTCTGACTCAACTGCCTCTGTCTGCTCTCaaccatgtctctctctctcacccaggACTATGAATTAGAAGCAGAGAAGCTAAGGTCCCTTCTTGATTTGGAGAATGGAAGGAGCAGTCACGTGAGCAAGAGAGCCAGGCTCCAGTCCCCTGCCGCCAAAGTGAGGGAAGAGGTGAGCTCTGTGGGCTGGGCCTTCTTGGAGCTGCCAGGGCCTCTAGGGAGCACAGCATGCAGGCCTCCAAGATGTACACCCAACAGGGAAACTTGGCTGAGAGCCCTCCTGGGTGCAAACAGGTTCAGTAAGAAAAGAGAACTGTTCTCGGGCAGCAGTGCGGATACACCTAGAAAGACAGGCTGCCGGAGGTTTCTGGGCCAGAGCTGTGGATTTGGAAGgctctccaccccctcctcctaAGTACACATGGAAGACTGATGTTACTAGGTCCTTCTACACATGAGAACATTAAACCACAGAGATGGGGACTTAGTCTTCTTCTacatccagtttttccaacagtTTAGACTGCAGTCCAACTCCAGGTAGCAAGAGGCCAGAGGCCACCCACTGTCCCCAAATGCCAGACTATCAAATACTGTCCAGCTCACTCTTCCTTAGTCTTTTGACTCCTGTTTGTTGACTGCTCTCCTGTAGGAAGCAGCTCTTGTTGCCAAGTTCACAGAAGTCAATGCCATCAACAGACAGAGGCTGCAGAATCTGGAGTTTGCTCTGAGTCTCCTGAGACAGGTAATGGATCTCAATAAGacctttttatttaagattttatttattttagacgagagagacggggagggggggttgcggcgcagagagggagagagagaatcccaaacagactccacgctgagcttggagcccgatcccacgaccctgagattactACCTAAAccgaatgttttttttttttttttttacctaaaccaatattaagagtcagatgtttaactgactgagccacccaggcgccccttttagTAAGACATTTTACTCGAAACTATTCCAGCAGGTGAAAAGTAAGGCTCATTCTGCTTTAAAGAAACAGTCTGTAAGCTAGTGGCACGGCCCCTTGCTAACATGGCTGGGCAGCACAGTCCAGGCACTGGCCCACATCAGTGCTTCTGTTGACATGAATGTGACATGTATGCCatccaacaaacatttgctgagcgCCCAGGAGCAGGTAACTTATTTTCAGAAACCTACATCTGTCTGTCCACACCGTGGAAAATGAAGTAGCACCACAGTGAATGCTCTCTCTGTACTAAGCGCAACGTGTGGCGAGCAGAATAGGGGACAACCATTTGTGCAGTAGAAATGCACATGTCTCAAAGATGACTGCTAGCCTCTAGGAGGAACAGGATCAAAGGCAGGAGACTGTGGTTTCACTTCACACTCTTCTGTGGTTTTAAGATACgttaagttttttaaatggtaaacTACTCATGAACTCAGCACTGAGGGAGCCTTTGGGATCATAGGACCGCCAGTCTGACCTGCTCATAGGTGACCGAGGTGCACCCAGACCAGCTGGGAACAGGCCACAGAGCGTGCAGCTTTAACCATGCATTGTCTCCTCCTTCCCAGCAGCCGGAGGTGGGAGCGAGCCATGAGACACTGCAAGGGAGCACACCAGGCTCCACAGTGGAGGAGACATGGAAGGTCCAGAAGGAACTGGATGAGGAGACTGAGCGCAGACAGCAGCTGGAGAAGGAGGTCCAGAGTGCCCAGGAGGAAATCCGGACTCTGCAACATCGGAGCCCCCAGGAAGCAGTGATAAAGAAGGAAGTGTTGAAGAAAGTACCAGACCCTGTGCTCGAGGAGAGCTTCCAGCAGATGCAACGGACACTGGTGGAGGAGCAGCATAAGAACCAGCTGCTACAGGAGGAGCTAGAGGCGCTTAGGCTGCGGCTGCACACCCTGGAGCAGGAGACCAGGGACGGGGGGCAGGAGTACGTGGTCAAGGAGGTGCTGCGCATCGAGCCAGACAGAGCCCAGGCAGATGAGGTCCTGAAGCtgagggaggagctggaggagctgaGGCGGCAGAAGGGCACCCGGGAAGCAGAGGCAGCCCTCCTGCAGCAGCGCATTGCAGCCCTGGCTGAGGAGAAGAACCAGGCACAGGAGAAGGTCACCAAGAAGGAGGTGGTGAAGCTGCAGAATGACCCCCAGCTGGAGGCAGAGTACCGGCGGCTGCAGGAGGACCAGCAGCGGGAGGGCAAGCTCAGGGAGGAGCACGAGGAGGAAGTGAGTTTCCTCCAGGACAAGCTCAAGAGGCTGGAGAAGGAGCGGGCCATGGCGGAGGGGAAGATCACAGTGAAGGAGGTGCTCAAGCTGGAAAAGGATGTGGCAACTGAGAGGGAGGTCGGCGACCTCAAACGCCAGTATGAggatgaggaagccaaggctcGTGCCAACCAGAGAGAGAAGACTGAGCTGCTCCGCAAGATCTGGGCCTTGGAGGAGGAGAATGCCCGAGTGCTGGTGCAGGAGAAAGTGCGGGAAATCGTCCGGCCAGACcctgaggcagagagggaagtggCCAATCTCCGCCTGGAGCTTGTGGAGCAGGAGCGCAAGTACCGGGGGGCCGAGGAGCAGCTGAAGAGCTACCAGAGTGAGCTGGAGGCACTCAGGAGGCGGGGCCCCCAGGTAGAGGTCAAAGAAGTGACTAAGGAAGTCATCAAGTACAAAACtgaccctgagatggagaaagagcttcagaggctcagggaggagaTTGTGGACAAGACAAGACTCATTGAAAGGTGTGATGTAGAAATTTACCAGCTGAAGCAAGAGATCCAGTCCCTGAAAGACACCAAACCGCAGGTGCAGACCAAGGAGGTGGTCCAGGAGATTCTCCAGTTCCAGGAAGACCCCCAAACCAAAGAGGAAGTACAGTCTTTAAGGGCCAGGCTATCGGAGGAGCAGAAGAAACAAGTGGATCTGGAAAGGGAGAGGGCCTCCCAGGAGGAGAAGAtcaagcagaaggaggaggagctgtCCCACGTGAAGGAAAAGGTGGTCCAGCAGGAAGTGGTCAGGTACGAGGAGGAGCCTGGCCTGCGGGCTGAGGTGAACGCCTTCACTGAGAGCATAGATGCGGAGCTGCGGCAGATCGATACCCTCCGTGGGGAGCTGCGGCGGCTGCAGCGCAGGCGTGCGGAGCTAGAACGCCAGCTGGAGGAGCTGGAGCGTGAGAGGCAGGCGCGCAGGGAAGCCGAGCTGGAGGTGCAGCGCCTGAAGCAGCGGCTGgcagagctggaggaggagggggaggcccgGGAGAAGGTGACTCTCAAGCAGAAGGTCGTGCTGCAGCAGGACCCCCAGCAGGCCCGGGAACACGCTCTGCTCAAAGTCCAGCTGGAGGAAGAAAGGCACCGGCGGCAGGTGCTGGAGAGTGAGCTCGAGACCCTGAGAAAGAAGCTTGTCAACCTGGAGAAGATGGAGGTCAAGGAGAAGGTGGTCTTCTCTGAAAGTGTCCAGGTGGAGAAGGGCGACACTGAACAAGAGATTCAGAAGCTGAAGAGCAGCCTGGAGGAGGAGAGCCGGAGCAAGAGAGAACTGGATGCAGAAGTGAGTCGGCTAGAAGCCAAGCTGTCAGAGCTAGAGTTCTGTAACTCCAAGTCCTCCAAAGAGCTGGACTTCCTAAGGGAAGAAAACCACAGGCTACAGCTGGAGCGACAGAGCCTGCAGCTTGAGACCCGGAGGCTCCAGTCAGAAATTGAAATGGCAGCAACAGAAACACGAGACCTGAGAAATGTGACCGCGGTGGACTCTGGGACAAACCTGAACTCCAGACTGTGGTCCCTGGAGAGAGAATTGGATGACCTCAAGAGGCTCTCCAAAGACAAAGACCTGGAAATCGATGAGCTGCAGAAGCGCCTGGGCTCCGTGGCCGtcaagagggagcagagggagaaccacCTGCGGCGCTCCATTGTGGTCATCGACCCTGACACGGGCCGGGAGCTGTCCCCAGAGGAAGCCCATCGGGTCGGTCTCATCGACTGGAACATGTTTGTCAAACTCAGGAGCCAGGAGTGTGACTGGGAGGAAATATCGGTGAAGGGTCCTAGTGGGGAGTCCTCTGTGATCCACGACAGGAAGTCTGGCAGGAAGTTCTCCATTGAAGAGGCCCTGCAGAAAGGCAGGCTGACCCCGGCTCAGTACGACCGCTATGTCAACAAGGATATGTCCATCCAGGAGCTGGCCGTCCTGGTGTCTGGGCAAAAGTAAGCACAGCTCAGCCCTCCATCTTCTTGGAAGCCAGTGGCTGGCTGTCCCCTACCCAGTAGCACCATGTCTTCTCCTCCTTGGCCCTGTGCAGGCTCCTGACCTGCGCCCTCGCTGTCATTCAACCTGGGTGAGGGACCTGCTTCATCCTCTAATCATTGGACAACCGTGATATCCCTCTTCTGTCCCTTCTCCTACACACTTCCATCAATAGACTCTCTTTGTGACATCTGGAAGCAACCCTAAAAACTAAAGCACATGACACAGGACAACTGAAGCAGACAAGCCCACTCTGCGCACTGGCCTTCACACCCCAGGTGGGGGGATTCTAGGGCAGAAAGGCCTCCCTTCCACACACCTTTCTGTACATCAAAGGACTGGGCCCCTCAAGGCTGCTGACCTACATTCACATTCCCCCAGGGTTCTGGCTGAGAGCAGACTTTCTGTCAGAGGCCTCCTGGTGAGATAGATCTGGGCTCTAGGCCAGAAAAGGTGCAAAGAAACCAGAACAGTGTTTGGCCTTCGGTGCTAGAGTGAAGGCTGTCAGCCAGACTGTCCCAGGGGAATGCACCATCAGAGAATGCGTTGTggttctgaaattattttcataaaggaCTCTGTTGCTGTTAGCCTTAGCTTCAGTGCCTTACAAGTCTTACTAGCTCATTGGTATTTAGGTATACTACACACTTGATTTTCACCAAATGAATTTTAGGTTCTCTGTTATCTCATATATTATGTAACAAAATGGGACTAGGGAACTCTATTTATAGTGCAAAAATAAACACCTGGTGGCTTGATTCTAATTTCAGTGtttcttcttttgcatgtgaGGCTTATTATTTCCCCTGTTCCCTTTTGGCTTTTGGCCAAAATGGATATTCCACATATACCAGCTCCTGGGGGAAGAAGAattagttgcaaaaaaaaaaaaaaaaaaagtagagaatgaGAAACAATGTTTTGGAAACCTTGAAACAATTTATTGAGTTGCTTTATACAAGATTAACAATTTCCATACCACCCCCCAACACCAACATAGTCGCGCCGCACAAAAGCCACAGCCCCTCTCACACCTCAGGAGCGGCTGCACCAGGGACAGCcccgcagccctgcagccccaggccccgcTCTGCCTGCCGGCCCGCCCGGCCATGGCTGTGGAAGTCATTCACTCTTTCGTTACCACAAATAAAgcataaacaagaaaaagaaatctcataaaCTCCCCATCAAAGAAACGTTTCCCTGAGGCAAGAGGCATCACTAGATTCCTAAAAATGAGGGTATTCTGCTCCAGCTGCACACTCAGTGGTacatggggaggagggagcgCTGCAGGGAAGGGACCTTGGGTGTCCTCGGGTGGAGAAGCCTGGAGAGTTCCCACTGCTCCGTGTTCACGGACGGCCTCTGCGGCTCTGAGCTCAGCAATACAAATCTCTTCTTTGGCTCTTTTGCTACTACCTAAGACTATTCTGTAAACAAACTGGAAACCCAAGTTGCAAAAAATAGATATAATGAAGGGATAAGGAATCCACTCTAGCCCGATGTGAAACACATGTTGgttcttaacatttaaaaaaaaaggaaagaaaggaaaacaaaaaagaaaagaaaaaaagagcagaggcCTAGCCGGACAGCTGACAGAGGTCTAGCTCCGCTGGAAACCAGGCAAACCTCTGCATGACTGTGAGTTACTGAGCGCTGTACCCTGGAAGGCAGGAAGCAAGAGAGCTGCCTGTGTCCACACAGGTGTACATTCTGAGGAGGCTGATTACTCGTAACATATTTGCAACCACTTAGCCAAAGCAGTCAGTTCAGACACACCAGGTGGTACACACTTCACAGGACAGGCCAGGGCTTTGACCATCCTTGTGAAGCAGCCACTGGCTGAGTGTGCTCTGGGATAGCTGTCCTAGTCTGTCTCTGACGCACTTTCCGAGCTCATTGGCGCACCACCCTTAAGTCAATGCACAGCCCTGCTGCCTGGAGAGCTCCAGGATGGCAAGGCTTATTTCTACATGGCAGATGCTTCACAGAGGCCTGTTCCTGCAGCTCTGCCTGAGAATggtttctaaagaaaacaaactggaaTGTCTGTGACTTGGAACCCCTCATATCCTTG
Coding sequences:
- the PPL gene encoding periplakin isoform X2, coding for MNSLFRKRNKGKYSPTVQTRSISNKELSELIEQLQKNADQVEKNIVDTEAKMQSDLARLQEGRQPEHRDVTLQKVSDSEKLLYVLEADAAIAKHMKHPQGDMIAEDIRQLKERVISLRGKHKQIYNLVVKEVDPQVNWAALVDEKLDKLSGQGFGTDLPLVDHQVEQHNIFHNEVKAIGPHLAKDGGKENSELQAKYQKLLAASQARQQHLSSLQDYMQRCTNELYWLDQQAKGRVQYDWSDRNLDYPSRRRQYENFINRNLEAKEERINKLHSEGDQLLAAEHPGRNSIEAHMEAVHADWKEYLNLLICEESHLKYMEDYHQFHRDMKDAQELLHKVDLDLNQKYGPDFKDKYQIELLLRELDDQEKALDKYEHVVRGLEKRGQQVVPLKYRRETPLKPIPVEALCDFEGDQGLISRGYSYTLQSNNGDSWDLTDSSGNKLTAPAVCFVIPPTDPEALALVDSLGSQYRSVRQKAARSKSALQQRHEVLKAENPGDPSDLQGRHLLAGLDKVARDLERQEKAVTGILRPPLEQGRAVQDSAERAKDLKNITNELRRIEPEKARSTAECEEFVQALPGSSSTSLLKTRVEDTNRKYERLVQLLDLAQEKVDMANRLEQSLQRGWEALATYENQLTQDDTVPESGHALDSKRQELEVLASKLQTQKSLLAEVEQNLQAAKQCSSSLASRFQEHCPDLERQEVEVHKLGQRSDNVCQQVELRAQSLQSARAAYEDYRSGYDHMLQFLSHIPSYEPQETDSLSQMETKLKNQKNLLDEIARREEEVHQVCTHSQQYQQAVKDYELEAEKLRSLLDLENGRSSHVSKRARLQSPAAKVREEEAALVAKFTEVNAINRQRLQNLEFALSLLRQPEVGASHETLQGSTPGSTVEETWKVQKELDEETERRQQLEKEVQSAQEEIRTLQHRSPQEAVIKKEVLKKVPDPVLEESFQQMQRTLVEEQHKNQLLQEELEALRLRLHTLEQETRDGGQEYVVKEVLRIEPDRAQADEVLKLREELEELRRQKGTREAEAALLQQRIAALAEEKNQAQEKVTKKEVVKLQNDPQLEAEYRRLQEDQQREGKLREEHEEEVSFLQDKLKRLEKERAMAEGKITVKEVLKLEKDVATEREVGDLKRQYEDEEAKARANQREKTELLRKIWALEEENARVLVQEKVREIVRPDPEAEREVANLRLELVEQERKYRGAEEQLKSYQSELEALRRRGPQVEVKEVTKEVIKYKTDPEMEKELQRLREEIVDKTRLIERCDVEIYQLKQEIQSLKDTKPQVQTKEVVQEILQFQEDPQTKEEVQSLRARLSEEQKKQVDLERERASQEEKIKQKEEELSHVKEKVVQQEVVRYEEEPGLRAEVNAFTESIDAELRQIDTLRGELRRLQRRRAELERQLEELERERQARREAELEVQRLKQRLAELEEEGEAREKVTLKQKVVLQQDPQQAREHALLKVQLEEERHRRQVLESELETLRKKLVNLEKMEVKEKVVFSESVQVEKGDTEQEIQKLKSSLEEESRSKRELDAEVSRLEAKLSELEFCNSKSSKELDFLREENHRLQLERQSLQLETRRLQSEIEMAATETRDLRNVTAVDSGTNLNSRLWSLERELDDLKRLSKDKDLEIDELQKRLGSVAVKREQRENHLRRSIVVIDPDTGRELSPEEAHRVGLIDWNMFVKLRSQECDWEEISVKGPSGESSVIHDRKSGRKFSIEEALQKGRLTPAQYDRYVNKDMSIQELAVLVSGQK
- the PPL gene encoding periplakin isoform X1; amino-acid sequence: MNSLFRKRNKGKYSPTVQTRSISNKELSELIEQLQKNADQVEKNIVDTEAKMQSDLARLQEGRQPEHRDVTLQKVSDSEKLLYVLEADAAIAKHMKHPQGDMIAEDIRQLKERVISLRGKHKQIYNLVVKEVDPQVNWAALVDEKLDKLSGQGFGTDLPLVDHQVEQHNIFHNEVKAIGPHLAKDGGKENSELQAKYQKLLAASQARQQHLSSLQDYMQRCTNELYWLDQQAKGRVQYDWSDRNLDYPSRRRQYENFINRNLEAKEERINKLHSEGDQLLAAEHPGRNSIEAHMEAVHADWKEYLNLLICEESHLKYMEDYHQFHRDMKDAQELLHKVDLDLNQKYGPDFKDKYQIELLLRELDDQEKALDKYEHVVRGLEKRGQQVVPLKYRRETPLKPIPVEALCDFEGDQGLISRGYSYTLQSNNGDSWDLTDSSGNKLTAPAVCFVIPPTDPEALALVDSLGSQYRSVRQKAARSKSALQQRHEVLKAENPGDPSDLQGRHLLAGLDKVARDLERQEKAVTGILRPPLEQGRAVQDSAERAKDLKNITNELRRIEPEKARSTAECEEFVQALPGSSSTSLLKTRVEDTNRKYERLVQLLDLAQEKVDMANRLEQSLQRGWEALATYENQLTQDDTVPESGHALDSKRQELEVLASKLQTQKSLLAEVEQNLQAAKQCSSSLASRFQEHCPDLERQEVEVHKLGQRSDNVCQQVELRAQSLQSARAAYEDYRSGYDHMLQFLSHIPSYEPQETDSLSQMETKLKNQKNLLDEIARREEEVHQVCTHSQQYQQAVKDYELEAEKLRSLLDLENGRSSHVSKRARLQSPAAKVREEEAALVAKFTEVNAINRQRLQNLEFALSLLRQQPEVGASHETLQGSTPGSTVEETWKVQKELDEETERRQQLEKEVQSAQEEIRTLQHRSPQEAVIKKEVLKKVPDPVLEESFQQMQRTLVEEQHKNQLLQEELEALRLRLHTLEQETRDGGQEYVVKEVLRIEPDRAQADEVLKLREELEELRRQKGTREAEAALLQQRIAALAEEKNQAQEKVTKKEVVKLQNDPQLEAEYRRLQEDQQREGKLREEHEEEVSFLQDKLKRLEKERAMAEGKITVKEVLKLEKDVATEREVGDLKRQYEDEEAKARANQREKTELLRKIWALEEENARVLVQEKVREIVRPDPEAEREVANLRLELVEQERKYRGAEEQLKSYQSELEALRRRGPQVEVKEVTKEVIKYKTDPEMEKELQRLREEIVDKTRLIERCDVEIYQLKQEIQSLKDTKPQVQTKEVVQEILQFQEDPQTKEEVQSLRARLSEEQKKQVDLERERASQEEKIKQKEEELSHVKEKVVQQEVVRYEEEPGLRAEVNAFTESIDAELRQIDTLRGELRRLQRRRAELERQLEELERERQARREAELEVQRLKQRLAELEEEGEAREKVTLKQKVVLQQDPQQAREHALLKVQLEEERHRRQVLESELETLRKKLVNLEKMEVKEKVVFSESVQVEKGDTEQEIQKLKSSLEEESRSKRELDAEVSRLEAKLSELEFCNSKSSKELDFLREENHRLQLERQSLQLETRRLQSEIEMAATETRDLRNVTAVDSGTNLNSRLWSLERELDDLKRLSKDKDLEIDELQKRLGSVAVKREQRENHLRRSIVVIDPDTGRELSPEEAHRVGLIDWNMFVKLRSQECDWEEISVKGPSGESSVIHDRKSGRKFSIEEALQKGRLTPAQYDRYVNKDMSIQELAVLVSGQK